GAATCGATTCTACGAACCAAGTTTACAGGGATCTACACCGGCGCCTGGTATTACAGGAACAATTCCGACTGAAGTATATGGATTGAGTAAGTTACAGTTACTTTATTTATATAAGACAGGGATGTCAGGTGTGTTATCCAATGACCTTGGTAAGTTACAAAACTTAACCGCACTTTCTATCGTAGGCGGAAGTTTTACAGGAACAATTCCAGTTAATGTATCATCCTTAACGAAATTAACCGATTTTGAATTCGCTAGTATCAAAGGTTTGACGGGATCAGTACCTAAAGAACTAGGTAAATTAGTTAATATTATAAATTTTAACATCAGTAATGATAATCTTTCAGGAGAGTTACCATCAGAATTAGGGCAACTCACCAAAATGGATCAATTCATTATGGGGAATAATTTAATTAGTGGAGAGATACCTAAATCATTTGATAATTTAAAATCAGATACCTATATTGATGTCCGTTCTACAAAGTTGCATGGGAAATTATCACCTAAGTTATTAGCTAGAACGGGTAGCAAAACGTTATACACCATTAATACACAGCTAACAATGGATGATCCGCAAAGCGGTGTTGATTTAAATCCGGCATTTGTTAAAGATTCATTTCTTAAAGCTAAAGGACAGACAGGTGCTCCAGATAGTAAAGTACTTATTAATTATGCGAATCCTATATATAAAAGTACGGGAGGCCATATAAAAATGCAGGTACCATCAGGTGGTGCTATTCAGGTGTTTGATAAGGTTGGCGCAACCTCGATGGCAAAAACAAACTTAGGATTGGGGTCGCAAACGCCATCAACAGGCGATATCCTTCTTGCGGGCCATAGCTATCAAATTACAGATAGCAGTGGGCAAGTTGTTTATGATGGCAAGGCTGATCCTGATTTTAAATTAAAACCAACTACTAAAGATAAAAAATATATCATTCGGATGGATAATACACACGAGACATTTGACGACAAAACCAGTCCGTTGATGACGACAATTGTGATTGATGTTGCGTTGAAAGATGCCAAAGTGAAACAGAGTCTTAAGCCGGAAGATCCAGCAATTGGAACCGATAATAACGTAAAATATATCGTTAAAAAGCCGTTTAAAATGATTAGTACGGTTCAAAATGATGATACGTATAGTCTCGATTTAGATAATATGACTGAGAGAATCAAGGCTAACGATAAAGACAAAGTCACAATTGATGCAAGTACCTTTGAGATACTACCACCTGGTTCAACAAAATGGGTGAGCGTACCGAGAAGTGATGTTGTTACTGTAACAGATGGCTACCAAGTTAATTTAAACAACTTATCTGTTGGATCAGCTGAGCAAGTTAAATTACGTTATACAGTGACAACAAGCAAAGCTTTCATCGATAAGTCAGTATTAACAAGTGATGCAACAACTATCAATGATTATCATTATCCACTAATGGAAGCTAATTTTGATATTAGCGGTGAGTTACGTTTCTATCAGGTACCTAAAACGATGAGCTTTGCTGATAGTAAGATTGCGAGCCGGACAACTGAGATTGAACGTCAGTTACCTGATTGGAAAATGCAAATTGAAGATACTCGGTTAAATAAAACCAAATGGCATATAACAGCCAATTTAGTAGATAATTTAAAAAATAGCACAGGAGATGGCCTCGGAGATAGCGTTATCTTTAAGAAGTCCGGGCAATCTAATCAAATAATTAATCAAACAAATGCGGTAGATGTTTTTGACGGGACAAGTGACAGTAATGATTATCAAGATGTTAAATGGACAGCTGATACTGGGCCAGCATTAAGTGTTGCTCCCGGATTGGCAAAGCTAGGTAGCTATACTGGGACGATGCAATGGACCTTAATTGATGCGCCAGCTTAAATAAAAGAGGGGGGACCTGGGTGTTTAAGAGAGGATATCTAATGCTAATTGCTTTGATATTATTTTTTATTAGTATTAGCACAGTTGATGTTCGTGCGGCCACAATAACGAGTCACGCGAGCATCGGGTTTGATCAGACGTACATTCCGTCGACTGAACCACCCGTGATTGAAGATGGTCAACAAGTAGTGACGCCGACTGTCACGCCACCAGTAGAGCGATTACCACAAACGGGGACGGCTTCAATCTGGCAGTTACAAGTTTTAGGGAGTTTATTAATAACTGGGTACTTTGTAGCCAGAAAAAAAGGGAGATTTTACCATGAAAGTTAATCACATTATTTTAGCAAGTAGTTTATTAATGGCCGGTGTTACCGGACCAGCAACCACCGCATTTGCAGCTGGTGCACCAATTCAATCAACCACTAAAGGAGACGTTAATTTTACCCAATCCGCAACACCTTTAACGATTGATAGAGCTTCAAATATTCGTTTTGGGACACAAAGTATTTCAGCTAAGGAAGAGACTTATTCTGCAAAATTGGATAATGATGGGAAGACAGATGTCCCTAATTCAGTTGAGATTACAGATATTCGTGGTACTAATGCGGGATGGAAAGTTCAAATAGCACAAGGCGCACAATTAACAGCTAAAGATACTGCTGCTAAGAAATTGACGGGTGCCGTGATTACTTTAGATAATATCAACACAACAACGGATGCAACTAACCTAGCCGGTGCACCAACAGGTGGTTCTAAAATTGTCTTAGTACCAGGCGAATCATCAAAACCTGGCGCAGCTTTCGATGTTGCTGTCGCTCAAAAGGATCAGGGAATGGGTACTTGGAAAGCTAACTTTGGTGATACAAAATCTGGTGCCCAAAGTATCAAATTGACAGTTCCAGGGGCAACTGAAAAAGCTAAAGATGTGACGTATGAAACAACATTAATTTGGACATTAGCGGATACACCAGCTTAATGCGGATTAACTAATATATAGGGGAGTATTAAAATTATGAAGAAGACAATCAAATACACAACATTGACAATGGCAAGCCTACTAACAGTGGGGACTTTAATGAGTGCTACCAATACAGTTCAAGCGGCAGCACCCGTTGCGACAGATGGTGGTACCGTAAAGTCAGTAGGGACAATTAAATATGTAACGGATAACGATGTAACAGAACCAATTGATCCGATTAATCCTGATATTGAAAAACCAATCACACCAACAGACCCAGGTGATCACGAGAAACCAAGTGCTGGTCCGTTGAGTATTGATTACGTTTCTAACATTCGTTTTGGTGAACAAAAAACAACGGGTACTGACAAGACTTACTATGCTAATTTAGATAAAATCAATGAATCAGACGGAAAAGTCAATGAAGTACCTAACTTCGTGCAAGTAACTGATAAACGTGGGAGCAACGCTGGTTGGCATTTATCAGTCACTGAAGATGCTCAATTCAAAAATGGTAACGATACGTTAGATGGGGCCTTAATTACCATGAAAAACGGGACGCTCTCAACACCTAATGATGGTGAAGCACCTACTGCGAGTGCTGACATTAATTTAGTACCTGGTGTAGCATCAGATGTTTTAGATGCTGGTGTTGATAAAGGGACTGGGACTTGGTTAGATCGTTTCGGTAACGATGAAACAGACGGCAAACAAAGTATTTCAATGTTTGTCCCAGGTAAGACTAAAAAAGTACAAGGTGAATATAAGACCACATTAACATGGACTTTAACAGATTCACCAGCATAAGAAAGTGAGCGTTAAACATGCAGAAAAAAGGTTTAGGGTTATTGTTGGTGGGATTAGCATTCTTAGTATTATCGGTGAAGCCCGCCGCGGCAGCCGAAATGCAGTTCTCAGTCCAGGCTGAAATTCCGAAGAATCAGGTTGATAAAACCAAAAGTTACTTTGATCTGAAGATGCAACCCGGCCAAGAACAAGATTTAGTGGTTAATATGCGTAATGATACGGCCAAACCGGTCACAGTTAATGTATTGCCGAATACGGCCACCACTAACGATAACGGAATTGTTGCCTATAATGAACAAAAGAAAAATGATCAGTCATTAAAAATACCGTTTAAAGATATCGCGACCACTAATAAAGAAGTCACGGTACCCGCTAAAAGCAGTCAATCCATTAAGGTGAAGGTCAAGATGCCTGAGGCATCGTTTGATGGCACCGTTTTAGGTGGTATTTACTTTAGTGAAAAAGTCGCAGATACTAAATCTAAAAATAATGAATCAAGTCAAATTGTGAACCGCTATGCTTACGTGATTGGCGTTAAGTTGACGGAAACTGATAAAAAGGTTAAACCGGATCTACACTTAAAATCGGTGAAACCAAGTCAAGTGAACTACCGGAATGTAGTCAATGCTAATATTCAAAATGATCAAGCCGCGATTTTAACTGATTTGACAATTTCAGGCAAAATATATGAAAAAGGCGATTCAAAAGTGCTTTATCAAGCGAAGCGCGATAAATTACGAATGGCGCCTAATTCAAACTTTAACTTTGGCGTTAGTTTGAACAGTGAGACGTTTAAACCAGGGCGTTATACTTTTAAGGGCACGGCCAAAAGTGGTCAGCAACACTGGCGGTTCCAAAAAGACTTTGAAATCAAGAGTGCTGAAGCCAATAAGTACAATAAGAAAGACGTATCGATCGAACAAGATCATACGAATTTATATATTATTGCCGGTGCCGGCATTGTCTTAATTCTAATCATTATCATTGTGATTTTGATGCGCAAATTAAGAGATAATAAAAAAGAAGCATAATAAAGAAGACTCAATTCTATTTTAGAATTGGGTCTTCTTTATTTTATGTAACCAACTCTTTAAATTAACGCCAACAATGCAAAGCACCAAGCCAATGATGATTGCACTATAACCAGTTTGTTGACTGGCGATGATTGTCAGTATCAGTGCAATGAAGGCCGCAATCAACAGGCCATTTTGGCCGATTGAAATGGTGGCTTTGTGATACGCCACCGAACAAAGCGCTGCAATACCAATCGTGAGAGCGGCAATTAATAGAATCGCTTGCCAGTGGGGTTCCCATAAACTGAGAAGTGCACCGAGTAAGCTATAAGTACCCACGAGGACTGCTAGCGAATAATAATAAGCGTCAAGGGGATTGAATTTGTGCATGAATAAAAACCTACCTTATATCAATAGTGATTTAAGTATCACATGGTACAAGCGGTTCTTTCAATTGAGTGGACAGAACTTTACTATTTTATAAACAAATCAGGCGCCTTTTTTAACTAGATTGCTTCAGGTATACTAAATAAAAATCGTTATGTGGGGTAACTAAGATGACTCAGAAAAAGAAATGGCCGGTATGGCTCAAAATCGTGATGTGGTTTGGGATAATTGGTGGTGGCTTTGCGGTGATGATTCTTTTGAATCTAGCTTATTCAAAAGGGCTGACCGCAATTGCCCAGAGACTGGGTGTGCCTTATAGCTATTACCATCATATGCATCATGAGCGGCACCACTATGAAGAACAATATATGGCCAATGATTTCGACGAGGTGGGATTAATCTTAGCCATTTTAACGGTCTTAGGTGGCGTATACTTATGCTTCAGTTTACTAGAAAATCAGGATAAAAAACGCAAGAAACGTGCAATCAAACAACATAATAAGCGGCTTAATAAAGTAAAGCAACGTCACTAGTGGGCGTTGCTTTTTTAAACTCTAGCGTATTTACGGGCATTAGAATAGTTAAAAAATTCAGCTTTAGCGGTATAGTCGCCACGATAAACACTATTCCAGCCGGCTCTTTGACCATAAGCACCTAGGTCGATTAATAATTGTTCTTCAGATTTATTGAGATGAATTTTACCAAAGCCAACACTATAAATATAATTTGCGAGGCGGTTGACTAACGCTTCAGGATTCTTGGCAGTTTCAAGTGTGAGATAGACCTGACTCAAAACATCGGTAATGTCGAGAAGCGCGTTTGATTTATCTGGATGAGCCATTAGGCTGTTGTAAAGTGTATGAATGTTTTCCTTAGCAATTTCTTGATTAGTCATAATGAAAAGCCTCCACAAAAAGTATTATCAACATCTGTTTTAGTCTTCTTAGTAAATTTTGTCAACTTCAATAGAGTTCTTAACGTTAATCTGAAAAATGGTAACATTAATATTAAAAAATAAGATCTGCTTGTGAATTATGTATAATTTGATTAGACTAAAGAATAGGAGAAAGTATGATGATATTTAAAAAACTTTCAGAAAAAGAATTGCAAAAAATAAGCGGTGGTGTCGGAATACAAAAATGTAGTCTGGGATTTAGTTCACGAGAGTATTTAAATAAAATTACTAAATGGATTAAGCATCATTAAAAGGGCGCGGTAACGTGATTAAAATCAATCTAATTTTGGGCTTGTTACAAAATTCTGTTGTGATTTTTTCCATATTGAATATAGATCATTATTTAGAGAAACGGTATAAGTATTACTACTTGTTTAGTGATTTAGTAATCGCATTTTTTTTGGGAATAGTTGGTCTAATAATAGAGGATGCATATCTCATTGTTTTTATAATTGGGTGCATCCTATTTGGAGTACTAAAGAAAAAAAGTATATATATTGATTTGGTCCATGCTAGTTACATTCTTCTAGCTACTTTAATTGAAATTATTTTATTTATGTTAAGTGGGTATATCTGTCAGTTATTTTTATTGATGATGAAGATGAATTCAGATGATAGGTATTCTGAACTACTAGTAGTAAGCACTATCGTTTTATCAATTATTTTGCTATTAGCATTATCTGGATTAAAGCATTGGAAAAATAAACAGATTTTAATAATTACTAGCGAAATAAAAATGTTATCTTTGGAAAAAACAGTTTTTTATATGTTATTAACTTTATTTTTAGCAATGGAATTAGTCTTAATAATTAGTAATATACAATCCGTAACTGCTACCTTGCAAGTGGTTATAGTATTGGTTTTTATTATTTTTACATTTTTAATGGGCTCTCAGATTATGCTATCTATTAAAACATATGCGATACGACAGGAAACAGAAGATAAAATTGCGCGGAATCAACAACTTCAAGATTACCTAGTCAATATCGAACAGCAGTACACCGAATTACGGCGATTTAAGCACGATTATCAAAATATCTTGTTGTCGTTGGAGAGTTTTGCCGAAAAGGGCGATCAGCAACAGTTTAAGGCGTATTATCAGGAGTTATTAGCGCAACGGCCAATTCAAAGCGAAATTCAAGGGGCGGTCATCGCACAACTCGACTACTTGAAAAATGATCCTATTCGAGGATTAGTCATTCAAAAATTTTTAGCAGCTAAACAGGCTGGTGTCACCTTAAAATTCGAAATGACCGAACCAATCGAATTACAAACTGCTAATTTATTAACGGTTATTCGGATTATCGGTATTTTATTAGACAATGCCATTGAACAGGCTGTTCAAGAAACTGATAAATTGGTGAGCTGTGCTTTCTTACAATCTGAAGGCTTAATCGAAATCACGATTGAAAACACGGCCAGTCAAGTTAAGGATATCCAAGCATTTTCAGCGTTAGGCTATTCAACCAAAGGTGCTGGTCGGGGAACTGGTTTAGCTAATGTGCAGGATTTGATTGCCAAACAAACCAATTTATTCTTAGAAACACAGATTGAAAATAGAAAGTTACGACAAACATTGATGATTACGGAGGAAACTTAATTTGTATCCTGTTTATTTATTAGAGGATGATTTACAGCAACAAGCGATTTATCAGCAAATTATCGCGAATACGATTATGATTAACGAATTTGCAATGACTTTAACATGTGCTGCCAGTGATACCGAGACATTGTTGGCAGCAATTAAGGACCAACAACGAGGGTTATTCTTTTTGGATATGGAAATTGAAGATAACCGCCAAGCCGGTTTAGAAGTGGCAACTAAGATTCGGCAGATGATGCCGTTTGCGCAAATTGTCTTCATTACAACCCACGAGGAACTGACATTATTAACGTTAGAACGAAAAATAGCGCCCTTAGATTATATTCTCAAGGACCAATCAATGGCTGAAATCAAAAGGCAACTGATTGATGATCTGTTGTTGGCTGAGAAGCAAAATGAAGCAGCAGCGTATCACCGAGAAAATTTATTTAGTTATAAAATCGGTCCTCGCTTTTTCTCATTACCATTAAAGGAAGTTGTTTATTTATATACTGAAAAAGAAAATCCGGGGCATATTAATTTGTTAGCCGTTACTAGAAAGGTTACCTTTCTAGGAAATTTAAATG
This DNA window, taken from Latilactobacillus sakei, encodes the following:
- a CDS encoding WxL domain-containing protein translates to MKVNHIILASSLLMAGVTGPATTAFAAGAPIQSTTKGDVNFTQSATPLTIDRASNIRFGTQSISAKEETYSAKLDNDGKTDVPNSVEITDIRGTNAGWKVQIAQGAQLTAKDTAAKKLTGAVITLDNINTTTDATNLAGAPTGGSKIVLVPGESSKPGAAFDVAVAQKDQGMGTWKANFGDTKSGAQSIKLTVPGATEKAKDVTYETTLIWTLADTPA
- a CDS encoding WxL domain-containing protein, producing MKKTIKYTTLTMASLLTVGTLMSATNTVQAAAPVATDGGTVKSVGTIKYVTDNDVTEPIDPINPDIEKPITPTDPGDHEKPSAGPLSIDYVSNIRFGEQKTTGTDKTYYANLDKINESDGKVNEVPNFVQVTDKRGSNAGWHLSVTEDAQFKNGNDTLDGALITMKNGTLSTPNDGEAPTASADINLVPGVASDVLDAGVDKGTGTWLDRFGNDETDGKQSISMFVPGKTKKVQGEYKTTLTWTLTDSPA
- a CDS encoding cell surface protein, with protein sequence MQKKGLGLLLVGLAFLVLSVKPAAAAEMQFSVQAEIPKNQVDKTKSYFDLKMQPGQEQDLVVNMRNDTAKPVTVNVLPNTATTNDNGIVAYNEQKKNDQSLKIPFKDIATTNKEVTVPAKSSQSIKVKVKMPEASFDGTVLGGIYFSEKVADTKSKNNESSQIVNRYAYVIGVKLTETDKKVKPDLHLKSVKPSQVNYRNVVNANIQNDQAAILTDLTISGKIYEKGDSKVLYQAKRDKLRMAPNSNFNFGVSLNSETFKPGRYTFKGTAKSGQQHWRFQKDFEIKSAEANKYNKKDVSIEQDHTNLYIIAGAGIVLILIIIIVILMRKLRDNKKEA
- a CDS encoding bacteriocin immunity protein, encoding MTNQEIAKENIHTLYNSLMAHPDKSNALLDITDVLSQVYLTLETAKNPEALVNRLANYIYSVGFGKIHLNKSEEQLLIDLGAYGQRAGWNSVYRGDYTAKAEFFNYSNARKYARV
- a CDS encoding bacteriocin, producing the protein MMIFKKLSEKELQKISGGVGIQKCSLGFSSREYLNKITKWIKHH
- a CDS encoding DNA-binding response regulator → MYPVYLLEDDLQQQAIYQQIIANTIMINEFAMTLTCAASDTETLLAAIKDQQRGLFFLDMEIEDNRQAGLEVATKIRQMMPFAQIVFITTHEELTLLTLERKIAPLDYILKDQSMAEIKRQLIDDLLLAEKQNEAAAYHRENLFSYKIGPRFFSLPLKEVVYLYTEKENPGHINLLAVTRKVTFLGNLNALEAQYPMLFRCDKSYLVNLSNIANYDSKTRSLSFIDGSEAKVSFRKSRELVAKLKQMM